A single Vulcanisaeta distributa DSM 14429 DNA region contains:
- a CDS encoding enoyl-CoA hydratase/isomerase family protein, whose translation MSSIQFNKIMLWNEEGIGVIAINNGPENALSLDVIMQLTTALTVANNDNGINWVVITGTGGSFFTVGIPWDSITPDYASIKELVRGIKALVSVIAVMDKPVITILNGSAMGLGMELALVSDLVIAPPDVYMCYPEGIVGIPMPLGAKVILERMPRYKAIDVLTGSPLAITEAANYGIVHIINRENLFGDAKNIIKGLRLQPPIRHQLVDWVKAGINAIDSLYLDAVVSTLMDQGRRNELLKAVKNARLKCVSKYKGT comes from the coding sequence ATGTCCTCTATTCAATTTAATAAAATAATGCTTTGGAATGAGGAGGGAATTGGCGTCATCGCCATTAATAATGGTCCAGAAAATGCCCTTAGCCTTGACGTAATAATGCAGCTGACAACAGCATTAACAGTGGCTAATAACGATAATGGTATTAATTGGGTGGTCATTACAGGGACCGGCGGCTCATTCTTTACCGTTGGTATCCCCTGGGATTCCATAACGCCTGACTATGCCTCAATTAAGGAGTTAGTGAGGGGCATTAAAGCCCTAGTCTCTGTCATAGCTGTTATGGATAAACCCGTAATAACAATACTCAATGGGTCAGCGATGGGTTTAGGGATGGAACTAGCCCTTGTGAGTGACCTGGTGATAGCTCCGCCTGACGTGTATATGTGCTATCCAGAGGGTATTGTTGGCATACCAATGCCGCTTGGGGCTAAGGTTATTCTTGAGAGGATGCCCAGGTATAAAGCAATAGACGTGCTCACTGGATCACCCCTGGCGATTACTGAGGCTGCTAATTATGGGATTGTTCATATAATCAATAGAGAAAATCTTTTCGGAGATGCTAAGAACATCATTAAAGGTCTGAGGTTACAACCACCCATAAGGCATCAACTGGTTGATTGGGTTAAGGCAGGCATTAACGCCATAGACTCGTTATATCTAGATGCGGTAGTATCAACATTAATGGACCAGGGCAGGCGTAATGAATTATTAAAGGCCGTAAAAAATGCAAGGTTAAAATGCGTCTCTAAGTATAAGGGTACGTGA
- a CDS encoding cytochrome b, with protein sequence MGERRDFTDWFAELLHLKDVPFMGVPNYMFSIEYWLGGISASALAWQVLTGLLLLFYYEPSNAYNSTMSIIHNVPFGSIILSSHLYGAYIMIFAVYMHGLYVMLKGGYKKPRGFQWVLGVLMFVLTLGVAFIGYSLTGDVLATDAVDVGRGLLTALGLQSLIPIVFGNGTELDLFSRLLAWHITIAAAIILLFLLHFYLAEENGLMPRLKDAGYKAPAVINKNNNDLPPWWPRNFIYMVALVFMTWGIIILIPSILALPSVYPSIPILFSPHPGPSPTSPQAAAVPAYPPWFFLFIYKMLDMPFGLKIDEVLSMIVPVIILLIIPALDRNDKLHPLDRPGILALALIGLTWLIELSVWSAIQPGVPVNPSWATLVMLPPLVIIIAGIYVAHRSWVSVRDKALNGGKAESAKSTSWVLSKPAASIIGYVTAILAIIIIALSLALNPISDGPFIGVSWGAALLLLSASIFSYFYTNYI encoded by the coding sequence ATGGGCGAGAGGAGGGACTTCACAGATTGGTTCGCCGAACTTCTGCACCTTAAGGATGTGCCCTTCATGGGCGTACCTAATTACATGTTTAGTATTGAGTATTGGCTTGGCGGGATCTCAGCCAGCGCACTTGCCTGGCAGGTACTAACTGGGTTGCTGCTTCTATTCTATTATGAACCAAGCAATGCGTACAACTCAACAATGTCGATAATACATAACGTACCCTTTGGCTCAATAATACTCTCATCACACCTATACGGCGCTTACATCATGATATTCGCCGTATACATGCATGGACTTTACGTAATGCTTAAGGGTGGTTATAAGAAACCAAGGGGATTCCAGTGGGTGCTTGGTGTATTAATGTTCGTATTAACCCTCGGCGTAGCATTTATTGGGTATTCACTGACTGGGGACGTATTGGCTACCGACGCTGTGGACGTAGGTAGAGGGTTATTAACGGCATTAGGCTTACAGTCATTAATACCTATCGTCTTCGGCAATGGCACAGAGCTCGATCTCTTCTCAAGGCTTCTAGCCTGGCACATAACCATAGCTGCGGCCATAATACTACTATTCCTACTCCACTTCTACCTGGCTGAGGAGAATGGATTAATGCCGAGGTTAAAAGATGCTGGGTATAAGGCTCCAGCTGTAATTAATAAGAATAATAACGATTTACCGCCTTGGTGGCCCAGGAACTTCATATACATGGTTGCATTAGTTTTTATGACCTGGGGAATAATAATACTCATACCATCAATACTGGCACTTCCCAGTGTTTATCCAAGCATACCAATACTCTTTTCGCCACATCCAGGGCCATCGCCGACTAGTCCCCAGGCCGCCGCAGTACCAGCCTATCCACCCTGGTTCTTCCTATTTATTTATAAGATGCTCGACATGCCCTTTGGGCTTAAGATTGATGAAGTACTGTCAATGATTGTTCCAGTAATAATACTACTGATAATACCCGCATTAGATAGGAACGATAAGCTACATCCACTTGATAGGCCAGGTATCCTCGCCCTAGCCCTAATCGGCTTAACCTGGCTCATCGAACTAAGCGTGTGGAGTGCAATACAGCCTGGAGTGCCTGTTAACCCGTCATGGGCTACCCTCGTGATGCTGCCGCCGTTAGTAATAATAATCGCCGGCATATACGTGGCCCATAGATCTTGGGTTAGTGTTAGGGATAAGGCTTTAAACGGAGGTAAGGCGGAAAGCGCCAAATCCACCTCATGGGTATTGAGTAAGCCGGCGGCATCAATTATTGGTTATGTAACGGCTATTTTGGCAATAATAATCATAGCATTATCGCTTGCCCTGAACCCAATAAGTGATGGACCATTCATAGGGGTTTCATGGGGTGCTGCGTTGTTATTGTTATCGGCATCAATATTTAGTTACTTCTATACAAACTATATTTAA
- a CDS encoding Rieske 2Fe-2S domain-containing protein: protein MSERSSRNNGGLSMGRRDFLKAMLFISGAAVVLGMLRGLEYLMPPSIGISSFPRLLLVDENGNPIKASKLPVNAQPTIALFPYPLNNEPNFLLNLGNDNNQPVEVPPTTVVIPQNGVKYEFPGGVGPSKSIVAFSAICQHLGCTFPELTFYPPGYKTITALGPKDKVLHCSCHGSTYDPYLGGAVVTGPTVRPLPAVVLEWDPSTDQLYAVKMVGPVIYGHPGYNNPTQDVVNNPLGDLQGGSPISGTSTAVTMHTNPAITG, encoded by the coding sequence ATGAGTGAAAGGAGCAGCCGTAACAATGGTGGCCTATCAATGGGTAGAAGAGACTTCCTTAAGGCCATGTTATTCATCTCCGGTGCCGCTGTTGTTCTTGGGATGCTTAGGGGCCTTGAGTACCTTATGCCGCCATCAATAGGCATTAGCTCATTTCCAAGATTATTGCTTGTTGATGAGAATGGCAACCCAATAAAGGCAAGTAAGTTACCTGTCAATGCCCAACCAACAATAGCCCTATTCCCATACCCACTCAATAATGAGCCCAATTTCCTATTAAACCTTGGCAATGACAATAATCAACCAGTCGAGGTGCCACCAACCACGGTGGTTATTCCACAGAATGGTGTTAAGTATGAGTTTCCTGGTGGTGTCGGCCCAAGCAAGTCCATAGTAGCCTTCAGCGCAATCTGTCAACACCTAGGCTGTACATTCCCGGAACTCACATTTTACCCACCTGGGTATAAAACAATCACGGCATTAGGTCCTAAGGATAAGGTGCTTCACTGCTCATGCCATGGTTCTACTTATGATCCTTATTTGGGTGGTGCTGTGGTTACTGGTCCTACTGTTAGGCCGTTGCCGGCGGTGGTCCTCGAGTGGGACCCGAGCACCGACCAACTCTACGCAGTCAAGATGGTAGGACCAGTAATCTACGGACACCCAGGATACAACAACCCAACACAGGATGTTGTAAACAATCCATTAGGCGACTTACAGGGTGGATCACCAATTAGTGGGACATCAACCGCCGTAACAATGCACACAAACCCAGCAATAACGGGGTGA
- a CDS encoding ethylbenzene dehydrogenase-related protein, whose translation MRIGLRLATILAIALVIIVGVLAMVYPVPLAQAPSGIVAYKVVGSANLAAPGTESFWKEIPAYNVSLVPNLSTQMIPISYNVPTSGLVPYVLVKAAWNGTDIIILLEWPDPYGPSYAGPAAIAGPGHWPVVYNPNGPLNMTFLKLLTGTFHKKYFVINASYAVIKGSPRPMEYVLAYLAPHYGVYFYGYYVNLTDGHYYPDRVAIMWYMGSQQSPSDCMNIGGPHPGYKIPGELGQLAQAYLGTNVEEYTGGSLSSGAANIWEWISGATDPQGDNFNYFTNVTWDVENGIDPAAAQQFASNPHGFFINLFVNQTGLYDVGDGGIWYPNATGPEPGYFSGYTGAVYENGYWIVEFVRPLSAPMPDTINLVPGQTYDVAFAVWIGKAGETSWDKSISPSFIPLTISTSPPPSHAVSAIPAAVLTVAVIGIVIAVVAIGLVYYSIRRRG comes from the coding sequence ATGAGGATCGGGCTAAGACTGGCTACAATACTTGCGATAGCCCTGGTCATAATAGTGGGTGTGCTAGCCATGGTATACCCAGTCCCATTGGCCCAGGCGCCATCGGGTATCGTGGCTTATAAGGTTGTTGGCAGCGCCAACTTAGCAGCACCAGGTACCGAAAGCTTCTGGAAGGAAATACCCGCATACAACGTATCCCTTGTGCCGAACTTATCGACGCAGATGATACCAATTAGCTACAACGTACCAACATCAGGGTTAGTACCCTACGTATTAGTTAAGGCAGCATGGAATGGCACGGACATAATCATCCTATTGGAGTGGCCAGACCCGTATGGGCCAAGCTACGCAGGCCCTGCGGCAATAGCGGGCCCTGGTCACTGGCCCGTTGTTTATAATCCAAATGGGCCCCTTAACATGACATTCCTAAAGCTACTAACTGGTACGTTCCATAAGAAGTACTTCGTAATTAATGCAAGTTATGCGGTGATTAAGGGTTCGCCAAGACCGATGGAGTACGTACTTGCTTATTTAGCTCCTCATTATGGTGTTTACTTCTATGGATATTACGTTAATTTAACGGACGGTCATTATTACCCTGATAGGGTAGCCATAATGTGGTATATGGGTTCGCAGCAAAGTCCAAGCGATTGCATGAACATAGGCGGTCCGCACCCAGGTTATAAGATACCTGGTGAGCTTGGTCAACTTGCCCAGGCGTATTTAGGGACAAACGTGGAGGAATACACAGGTGGCTCTCTGAGCTCTGGTGCAGCCAATATTTGGGAATGGATCTCAGGAGCCACTGACCCGCAGGGTGATAACTTCAATTACTTCACTAATGTAACGTGGGACGTGGAGAACGGCATCGACCCAGCAGCTGCGCAACAATTTGCGTCAAATCCGCATGGGTTCTTCATAAACTTATTCGTTAATCAGACGGGGCTTTATGACGTAGGCGATGGAGGTATTTGGTACCCAAATGCCACAGGCCCTGAGCCCGGTTACTTCAGTGGGTATACTGGCGCTGTTTATGAGAATGGTTATTGGATAGTGGAGTTCGTTAGGCCGTTATCAGCGCCAATGCCCGATACGATAAACCTGGTGCCGGGTCAGACATACGATGTTGCCTTCGCAGTTTGGATTGGCAAGGCCGGTGAGACCTCCTGGGATAAGTCAATATCGCCAAGCTTTATACCACTGACTATCTCCACATCGCCACCACCATCACACGCTGTATCGGCAATACCCGCGGCGGTCTTAACGGTGGCTGTGATAGGGATAGTAATAGCGGTGGTGGCCATAGGCCTCGTATACTACTCAATAAGGAGGAGAGGGTGA
- a CDS encoding ArsR/SmtB family transcription factor, translated as MIALGELIKSLIMPFLALLVGEMNDDASIMNNDRDHVSNDGVTDKMIHTCPMYARIRWLLVESRGGPIRSKILLLLRERPTNINRIAKELNMDYKTVKHHLELLEKNGLVKRLGLRYGDVYFIEDNAYKHWDELYVLIKESLKLSDNSNPQ; from the coding sequence ATGATAGCCCTTGGTGAACTCATTAAAAGCTTAATAATGCCCTTCCTAGCATTACTAGTGGGCGAAATGAATGATGATGCATCAATAATGAACAACGATAGAGATCATGTAAGTAATGATGGGGTTACTGATAAGATGATACATACCTGTCCCATGTATGCTCGAATTAGGTGGTTGCTTGTTGAGTCGAGGGGCGGACCAATTAGGTCTAAGATATTGCTGTTGCTCAGGGAGAGGCCAACAAACATCAATAGAATTGCTAAGGAGTTGAATATGGATTATAAGACGGTTAAGCACCACCTGGAATTGCTTGAGAAGAATGGCTTGGTTAAGAGACTTGGTTTAAGGTATGGTGATGTTTATTTCATAGAGGATAATGCCTATAAGCATTGGGACGAACTATACGTATTAATTAAGGAGAGCTTAAAACTTAGTGATAACTCTAATCCTCAGTAA
- a CDS encoding DsrE family protein gives MKLLILITNSTLDRLLTLGTITLGAVSMGHEVAIYATQSASFAFLRNYADKIGNYNGDSSLEVLVNGVVNGYNNAVINGKFFKWYEMIKQAKEIGNVRVYVCTQPFELAGIKVSLGDFLDIVDELVMIGKYIELLEWCDKSVSL, from the coding sequence ATGAAATTACTTATTTTAATCACCAACTCAACGTTGGATCGATTATTAACGTTAGGCACGATAACTCTTGGTGCAGTTAGTATGGGTCATGAGGTTGCCATTTACGCCACGCAGTCTGCATCTTTTGCATTCCTTAGGAATTATGCAGATAAAATCGGTAATTATAACGGTGATTCTTCATTAGAAGTGTTAGTTAATGGTGTCGTTAATGGCTATAACAATGCCGTAATTAATGGTAAATTTTTCAAGTGGTATGAAATGATTAAGCAGGCCAAGGAGATTGGTAATGTGAGAGTTTACGTTTGTACCCAGCCCTTTGAGTTGGCAGGTATTAAGGTTAGTTTGGGTGATTTTCTTGATATAGTTGATGAATTGGTTATGATTGGTAAATACATTGAGCTGCTTGAGTGGTGTGATAAGTCGGTCTCATTGTGA
- a CDS encoding sulfurtransferase TusA family protein: MKFEKVNNNRYLLDARGYACPYPQVFTLKAIKELKEGSIMEVLVDNPASCDNVPAAVRKLGHEVLEVRQESNYWRIIIRKR, encoded by the coding sequence GTGAAATTCGAAAAGGTGAATAACAATAGGTATTTATTGGATGCCCGGGGTTATGCCTGTCCATACCCTCAAGTCTTTACGTTGAAGGCCATTAAGGAATTGAAGGAAGGTTCGATAATGGAGGTTCTCGTTGATAACCCAGCGAGTTGTGACAATGTACCGGCGGCTGTTAGGAAGCTTGGTCATGAGGTTCTTGAAGTTAGGCAGGAGAGTAATTACTGGAGGATTATAATTAGGAAGCGGTGA
- a CDS encoding SelD-related putative sulfur metabolism protein, which produces MRDDRIRVFRERLDKYLDLGINLLSLAIGCSVKVDLYDTLYPALSLVNNEIAKLNIEIQPREDVAVLRSNGDYSLVRRIYDITGNGVNKDELVSINPSVALLLLQVHQSRASSPREFASSIISLYRRLGSSPVRVRIGKGHSIVSTKEKAEFALIDFISTKSGDGYLLANNDTIQIIDPTEDPGSYRQVATAVSNALNDLFIKGVYRDITIYPVYDAPIEDLKEKLMKNFREFSSKWDLQLSTDVQQPRVNYLLMGATVVGTLDREPPMFYDNIKAGFKILITRPFGELSIISTYLTAHVDESIMDELERNVMSIEDLEKLKIKIMDILSRPNIEIARVISKYLPEIGEAFREDEHIAATIDVSGPGIFVFKELAEQANVDVALYNIPLISPEVARFAAEHYIITDATAGTNGAIAIVASKDVIDSIVRDLRGIEDVQPMVIGEVMGKGSGRLFVPDYVTRYITSKSLLMKLTMNIDVLRSLRRQQVKCEKVRVEARVFGNVQGVGFRPTLRRQALSLGLTGYVRNLPDGSVEVVAEGCKEDVMALIEWIRSSPVGSVETINYVIKQYFGEFEDFEIR; this is translated from the coding sequence ATGAGGGATGATAGGATAAGGGTGTTTAGGGAGAGACTAGATAAGTACCTGGATCTTGGGATTAACCTATTGTCCCTTGCCATTGGCTGTTCAGTTAAGGTTGACCTATACGATACGTTATACCCAGCCCTCTCACTCGTTAACAATGAAATAGCTAAGTTAAACATAGAGATACAGCCTAGAGAGGACGTAGCCGTGTTAAGGAGTAACGGTGATTACTCACTGGTTAGGAGGATATATGATATAACTGGTAATGGTGTAAATAAGGATGAATTAGTTAGTATTAATCCATCAGTGGCATTGCTGTTACTGCAGGTTCACCAGTCACGTGCATCATCGCCGAGGGAATTTGCAAGTTCAATAATAAGCCTATATAGGAGGTTGGGTAGTTCGCCTGTTAGGGTTAGGATTGGTAAGGGTCACTCTATAGTCTCGACTAAGGAGAAGGCTGAGTTTGCCCTCATCGATTTCATAAGTACGAAGAGTGGTGATGGGTACTTATTGGCTAATAATGATACGATACAGATAATTGACCCGACGGAGGACCCAGGTAGTTATAGGCAGGTGGCTACCGCAGTAAGTAATGCGTTGAATGACCTATTCATAAAGGGCGTGTATAGGGATATAACGATATACCCAGTCTATGATGCGCCAATTGAGGATTTAAAGGAGAAATTAATGAAGAATTTTAGGGAATTTAGCAGTAAGTGGGACCTTCAATTAAGTACTGATGTGCAACAGCCAAGGGTTAATTACCTATTGATGGGCGCCACCGTGGTTGGTACATTAGATAGGGAACCACCAATGTTCTACGACAACATTAAGGCCGGCTTTAAGATACTTATTACTAGGCCCTTTGGTGAGCTTTCCATAATATCTACGTATTTAACGGCTCATGTTGATGAGTCAATAATGGATGAGCTTGAACGTAACGTGATGAGTATTGAGGATCTTGAGAAATTGAAGATAAAAATAATGGACATACTCTCAAGACCTAACATCGAGATAGCCAGAGTAATAAGTAAGTACCTACCTGAGATAGGTGAGGCGTTTAGGGAGGATGAGCATATAGCAGCCACAATAGATGTATCAGGACCCGGCATATTTGTATTCAAGGAGCTGGCCGAGCAGGCCAATGTCGATGTTGCACTATACAATATACCATTGATATCGCCTGAGGTTGCGAGATTCGCCGCTGAGCACTACATAATTACAGATGCCACAGCAGGTACTAATGGGGCTATAGCAATTGTGGCTAGTAAGGATGTTATTGACTCGATTGTCAGGGATTTAAGGGGTATTGAGGATGTTCAGCCCATGGTGATTGGTGAGGTAATGGGTAAGGGGTCTGGCAGGTTATTCGTGCCTGATTACGTAACGAGGTACATAACGAGTAAATCATTATTGATGAAGCTCACTATGAACATTGATGTATTAAGAAGCCTAAGGAGACAGCAGGTTAAGTGTGAAAAGGTGAGGGTTGAGGCGAGGGTATTCGGTAATGTGCAGGGTGTTGGTTTTAGACCAACACTACGTAGGCAAGCCCTATCCCTTGGATTAACTGGGTATGTGAGGAACCTTCCAGATGGTTCGGTTGAGGTGGTCGCTGAGGGATGTAAGGAGGATGTAATGGCTCTCATTGAGTGGATTAGGTCAAGCCCCGTTGGTTCTGTTGAGACTATAAATTACGTCATTAAGCAATACTTTGGTGAGTTTGAGGATTTCGAAATAAGGTAA
- a CDS encoding sulfurtransferase TusA family protein has product MSNVIDVRGLQCPTPVTIVANAVDKAEAGSTLTVITDDFICFMMIQRILKILNVEIREAVQLDDGNYRIVVIKSPKGTQ; this is encoded by the coding sequence ATGAGTAATGTCATTGATGTTAGGGGTCTTCAATGCCCAACACCAGTTACAATTGTCGCTAATGCGGTGGATAAGGCTGAGGCAGGGTCGACGCTTACGGTAATAACGGACGACTTCATATGCTTCATGATGATACAGAGGATATTGAAGATTCTCAATGTGGAGATTAGGGAGGCTGTGCAGTTGGATGATGGTAATTATAGAATAGTCGTCATTAAGTCTCCTAAAGGTACTCAATAA
- a CDS encoding tRNA-pseudouridine synthase I has translation MPTVAFKVFYDGSLFSGFTGSTNSIEYYLRRAIRYFIKDFKLSKASRTDPGVSAIGNVVSINYIDSIRLVPGMLNSRLPNGIRAWAWAEVDEGFRARAAVSRTYVYVMPWLYEDIDLMRSAAKLFVGVHDLSNFQVKEKGVPTTVMINNVNIERFGDYLVFIVIGRGFRNKMIRKIVNALRMVGSGILTIDELRDLIELRIRKPIPPAPPYGLLLLNVNYGDREPNWVLSVDDISYVINYLVNRWYNSLSNSFIISKILHDFMDINKLFSRI, from the coding sequence ATGCCGACAGTAGCCTTTAAGGTGTTTTATGATGGATCATTATTTAGTGGATTTACAGGTAGTACTAACTCCATTGAGTATTACCTGAGGAGGGCCATTAGGTATTTCATTAAAGACTTTAAGCTAAGCAAGGCCTCGAGGACAGACCCAGGGGTTAGCGCTATTGGTAATGTAGTCTCGATAAATTACATTGACAGTATTAGATTAGTACCTGGCATGTTGAATTCCAGGTTACCAAATGGAATTAGGGCATGGGCATGGGCTGAGGTTGACGAAGGTTTTCGTGCAAGGGCCGCGGTGTCTAGGACCTATGTTTATGTAATGCCCTGGCTTTATGAGGATATTGATTTAATGAGGAGTGCAGCGAAATTGTTTGTGGGTGTTCATGATCTATCGAATTTTCAGGTTAAGGAGAAGGGTGTGCCGACCACGGTGATGATAAATAACGTTAATATTGAAAGGTTTGGCGATTACCTGGTCTTTATAGTCATTGGTCGCGGGTTCAGGAATAAGATGATTAGGAAGATTGTCAATGCACTTAGGATGGTTGGTTCTGGAATATTGACTATTGATGAGTTACGGGACTTAATAGAGTTGAGGATTAGAAAGCCAATACCACCTGCACCACCCTACGGATTATTACTGCTTAATGTGAATTACGGCGATAGGGAGCCAAACTGGGTATTAAGTGTTGATGATATTTCCTACGTAATTAACTACTTAGTAAATAGGTGGTATAATTCACTATCTAATTCCTTTATTATTTCAAAAATTCTTCATGATTTTATGGATATAAATAAATTATTTAGTCGTATTTAA
- a CDS encoding radical SAM protein translates to MIKVAIAYPSNARVALQSLSIHIIRKLLNEHSNVYSDFVFIGDDGKSLTKSLRDFDIVIFSVHYELDYPRILKMMELSGINPYNSQRSIDDPLIVLGGPTLMANPEPMAPFADIMLIGDAEVLIPQLISHYMEYGKNIDSYIGPMGFYVPSIGRHTVTKAFVKDLSYSIRLIHDTAIELGLGNVKSIFSNPAVLEVMRGCPRGCLFCMEGFVSRPVRFADITSIKGLILRDLGRNGIINGVSLIGLSVTDHPGFKELMNFLVNELKLNVSVPSLRVDTLDRDIIRLIAKGGQRVLTIAPESSERLRKALGKGFSDDDVVKIAMDAVSVGIDHLKLYFMVGLPGEGDEDIKSIVNLLTRLRRLGIKHSLSVNPWIPKPHTPLQWLPMADDKVINDRIKTLRDARTYDEFSTYNVLDAKVQALLALGDRDVGNLIFEASLTNLDRGSWRRLLRKYENLLNKYVYSWKPLNGELPWSHIKIPGAEEENLKSLLFKYVNEVGINLPT, encoded by the coding sequence ATGATTAAGGTAGCCATTGCTTACCCATCAAATGCCAGAGTAGCCCTTCAATCACTATCAATACACATAATCAGGAAACTATTAAATGAGCATTCAAACGTGTATTCAGACTTCGTATTTATAGGCGATGACGGTAAATCCCTAACTAAATCACTTAGGGATTTCGACATAGTGATATTTTCAGTGCATTATGAACTTGATTACCCACGTATACTAAAGATGATGGAGTTAAGCGGTATAAACCCATATAATTCCCAAAGGAGTATTGATGATCCATTAATTGTGTTAGGTGGACCAACATTAATGGCAAATCCTGAGCCAATGGCGCCGTTTGCTGACATAATGCTCATTGGCGATGCTGAGGTGCTAATTCCTCAACTTATTAGTCATTATATGGAGTATGGTAAGAATATTGATAGTTATATTGGTCCAATGGGCTTTTACGTGCCAAGCATTGGCAGGCATACCGTAACCAAGGCATTCGTAAAGGATCTTTCATACTCAATTAGGTTAATTCATGATACGGCAATCGAGTTAGGCCTGGGTAATGTTAAGTCAATATTTAGTAATCCGGCGGTTCTCGAGGTTATGAGAGGCTGTCCGAGAGGGTGCTTGTTCTGTATGGAGGGCTTTGTTAGTAGGCCTGTTAGGTTTGCTGATATTACTTCTATTAAGGGATTGATACTTAGGGATTTGGGTAGGAACGGAATAATTAATGGTGTATCCTTAATAGGTCTCTCCGTGACTGATCATCCAGGTTTTAAGGAATTAATGAACTTTCTAGTAAATGAGTTAAAGCTTAACGTTTCTGTTCCTTCCCTACGAGTTGACACATTAGACAGGGACATTATTAGGTTAATTGCGAAGGGTGGTCAAAGGGTTCTCACAATAGCCCCTGAATCGAGTGAAAGGTTGAGGAAGGCATTGGGTAAGGGGTTTTCGGACGATGACGTTGTTAAGATAGCTATGGACGCAGTAAGTGTGGGTATTGATCATCTAAAGCTTTACTTCATGGTTGGATTACCAGGTGAAGGCGATGAGGACATAAAATCAATAGTTAATCTCTTAACGAGACTTAGGAGGTTAGGCATTAAGCATTCACTTTCAGTTAATCCATGGATACCAAAGCCACATACCCCACTACAATGGTTACCAATGGCTGATGATAAGGTCATTAACGATAGAATTAAAACTCTAAGGGATGCACGAACATATGATGAGTTTTCAACATACAATGTGCTTGACGCCAAGGTTCAGGCATTGCTAGCGCTTGGTGATAGGGACGTTGGCAACTTAATATTTGAGGCATCATTAACGAACCTTGATAGGGGCTCCTGGAGAAGATTACTTAGGAAGTACGAGAACTTACTTAATAAGTACGTGTACTCATGGAAACCACTTAATGGTGAATTACCCTGGAGCCACATAAAAATTCCAGGTGCTGAGGAGGAAAATCTTAAATCATTATTATTTAAGTACGTTAACGAAGTTGGCATTAATCTTCCTACTTAA
- a CDS encoding translation initiation factor IF-6: MSRRRFEVAPLSIYGTSTIGVYIFTNNTLTIVPMDVPDKVVNSIRDTLGTSVLKASLAKSPLIGIFMVGNDNGVLVPSIVTEDEVNELKKNGLNVSIIRTRYTAIANLILTNNRKTIVSPIIEKEYVGLIRDTLGTEVIVDEVCGTYLVGSIAVANDKGVLLSPEAKDEDVRKVKDYFGLTVNVGTVNRGRSFLRGGLVVNNNGGLVGSDTTGFEIVRIMQVFGGV; the protein is encoded by the coding sequence ATGAGTAGACGTAGATTTGAGGTGGCGCCATTGAGTATTTATGGGACATCAACAATAGGTGTTTATATATTTACAAATAATACCCTGACAATAGTGCCGATGGATGTCCCCGATAAGGTCGTTAATTCAATAAGGGATACACTTGGTACGAGTGTTCTTAAGGCATCACTTGCTAAGTCGCCGTTAATAGGCATTTTCATGGTTGGTAATGATAATGGGGTGTTGGTGCCGAGCATAGTTACTGAGGATGAGGTAAATGAATTGAAAAAGAATGGCCTTAACGTGTCGATAATACGCACAAGATACACAGCCATTGCCAACTTAATACTGACGAATAATAGGAAGACCATAGTATCACCAATAATTGAGAAGGAGTACGTAGGGTTGATAAGGGATACATTAGGCACGGAGGTAATCGTAGACGAGGTTTGCGGTACTTACCTGGTGGGCTCAATTGCGGTGGCTAATGATAAGGGCGTCTTACTAAGCCCTGAGGCTAAGGATGAGGATGTGAGGAAGGTAAAGGATTACTTCGGGTTAACCGTAAATGTGGGCACGGTTAATAGAGGTAGGAGTTTCCTCAGGGGTGGGCTTGTGGTTAATAATAATGGTGGCTTAGTGGGTAGTGACACCACTGGTTTCGAAATAGTGAGGATAATGCAGGTATTCGGTGGTGTGTAG